In one window of Lewinellaceae bacterium DNA:
- a CDS encoding GIY-YIG nuclease family protein has product MAAKYRVYVIELSKKVFSENTRFRTANPQYNGVLECLYVGMTSKDPKERFEQHRTGYRNKRGHNLSSSIVQKYGRYLRPSLYSHIEPFSSREEALKMEEKLAQELRRQRYAVWWN; this is encoded by the coding sequence ATGGCTGCTAAATACCGGGTCTACGTCATCGAATTATCAAAAAAAGTCTTTTCGGAAAATACCCGCTTCAGGACAGCAAACCCTCAATACAACGGTGTCCTGGAGTGCCTGTATGTCGGGATGACCAGTAAAGACCCTAAGGAACGGTTTGAACAACACCGCACTGGATACCGGAACAAGCGGGGACATAACCTGTCTTCCAGCATTGTCCAGAAATACGGTCGTTACCTCAGGCCGAGTTTGTACAGCCACATTGAGCCTTTCAGCTCACGGGAAGAAGCGTTGAAAATGGAGGAAAAACTGGCGCAGGAACTAAGAAGACAACGTTATGCGGTGTGGTGGAATTGA
- a CDS encoding DUF3224 domain-containing protein: MEKSIAKGTFEVKMNPQSQEQIGLHTMGRYLLDKQFSGDLEAISTVEMLAAGTENGAGAYVAIERVTGKLNGREGTFILTHMGTRTKTSQELRVIVVPGCGTGDLSGLTGTMEIIIENKVHYYVFTYQIAN; the protein is encoded by the coding sequence ATGGAAAAAAGCATCGCTAAAGGCACCTTTGAGGTGAAAATGAATCCACAGTCTCAGGAACAAATCGGATTACATACGATGGGCCGGTATCTTCTGGATAAACAATTCAGCGGGGATCTGGAAGCCATCAGTACCGTTGAAATGTTAGCTGCCGGAACTGAAAATGGTGCGGGGGCTTATGTAGCCATCGAGCGGGTTACCGGAAAATTAAACGGCAGGGAAGGGACATTCATTTTAACCCATATGGGTACCAGGACCAAAACTTCCCAGGAATTGCGGGTCATCGTTGTACCGGGGTGTGGCACCGGAGATCTATCCGGGCTGACCGGAACCATGGAAATCATTATTGAAAACAAAGTCCACTATTACGTTTTCACTTACCAGATTGCCAACTGA
- a CDS encoding glycosyl hydrolase, protein MMLRYLQRVFLFALLFVAGLDMPAQSIPSDVLSSLQYRMIGPTRGGRSTAVSGVESDPFTYYMGTTGGGVWKTGDGGTTWKNISDGFFNVGSIGAITVYQPNPAIIYVGAGSACIRGNVSPGDGIYKSVDAGKTWRHVLNIQAQIGRIVIHPDNPDIAYAAVLGNAFGPSADRGVYKTTDGGSTWRKVHFISNRTGAIDLVMHPRYSNILFAGMWTAERKPWTMIDGGDEGGLWKSTDDGNTWTKVNGGLPEGIVGRIGIAISPVNPDRMWVLQETADETTGGLYQSEDGGNSWKRINRDHSLRQRAWYYSHLFAHPTEEHTLFVLNTRMLKSTDDGNNFTRIATPHGDNHDLWINPENPQVMIESNDGGSNISFNGGTSWSTQYNQPTAEFYRVTTDEQFPYRVYGAQQDNTTISIPSETAGGLSPVQYWYAVGGGESGYVAVDPQNPDRIFAGNYIGQITLLDRDQGRSRDVVAYPQMHDGTAPRDIKYRFQWNAPIRISHFNRNTIYHCSQFVHQSTDGGITWSVISPDLTTNNDAQQDIPGGPIQHDHTGVELYNTIFAFEESPHDPFTLWAGSDDGLVHITRDGGKTWKEITPTGMPEQGTVNSIEVSPHSPGTAYISVYKYRDNDLRPYVFRTTDFGRSWDLLTDGNNGIPADHFVRVVREDPVRQGLLYAGTEYGLYISTDNGNKWTVMQGNLPVVPITDLQVKGNDLVIATQGRSFWILDDLPVLRADVAAGQPLLPIPDAYRTQLSNNYGGGGASPDPAPLGALIYLYQTSGVDWSQARLTITSPDSTQNMVFAVKPKEGEQKLELKPGLNRILWDMRYSAPKVQKGSVFSLANTRGIRAVPGNHTVVFTDGRRTVTQTLQVLKDPRWTCSEADLQAQFQLSKQCEGMLQDVHAMIGQIRTIREQVKSLEAWGMRDNSKPSWLNQSQQLTTAINDLEKQLIQTQSESHQDPINYPSMLDDQIAYLYSIVNGQDDRPTPGCFERYDDLIKLVSEKKTMYDRILAEVTTLNGALKQLDAPYVRLN, encoded by the coding sequence ATGATGTTGCGGTATCTCCAGCGCGTTTTTTTATTCGCATTGCTTTTTGTTGCCGGTTTGGACATGCCTGCGCAGTCCATTCCTTCCGATGTGCTTTCCTCACTCCAATACCGGATGATCGGGCCGACCCGGGGAGGAAGATCTACCGCGGTAAGCGGAGTAGAGAGCGATCCTTTCACCTATTACATGGGAACCACCGGCGGTGGTGTGTGGAAAACCGGCGATGGTGGCACGACCTGGAAGAATATATCCGATGGCTTTTTTAATGTAGGTTCGATCGGAGCGATAACGGTCTATCAGCCTAATCCTGCCATCATTTATGTCGGTGCCGGTTCGGCATGCATCCGTGGTAATGTTTCTCCGGGAGATGGCATTTACAAATCTGTTGATGCGGGTAAAACCTGGCGTCACGTGTTGAATATTCAGGCTCAGATCGGTCGCATTGTTATTCACCCGGACAATCCGGATATAGCCTATGCCGCCGTATTGGGTAATGCATTTGGTCCATCAGCGGATCGTGGTGTCTATAAAACGACCGACGGAGGATCGACTTGGCGGAAAGTCCACTTCATCAGCAATCGCACCGGGGCTATTGATCTGGTCATGCATCCCCGGTATTCGAACATCCTTTTTGCCGGAATGTGGACAGCTGAACGCAAACCCTGGACGATGATCGATGGAGGTGATGAAGGCGGATTGTGGAAAAGCACCGATGACGGAAACACCTGGACGAAGGTAAACGGGGGCCTCCCTGAAGGGATCGTGGGCCGGATCGGTATTGCCATTTCACCAGTCAATCCGGACCGGATGTGGGTACTTCAGGAAACGGCCGATGAAACCACCGGAGGGCTCTACCAGAGTGAAGATGGCGGCAACTCCTGGAAGCGCATCAACCGGGATCACAGCCTGCGTCAACGTGCCTGGTATTACAGCCACCTATTCGCACATCCTACCGAAGAGCATACCCTCTTTGTTCTCAATACCCGCATGCTGAAATCTACCGATGACGGCAATAATTTTACGCGCATTGCAACCCCTCACGGGGATAATCACGATCTGTGGATCAACCCGGAAAATCCGCAGGTTATGATAGAATCCAACGATGGCGGATCAAACATATCCTTCAACGGGGGTACCAGTTGGTCGACGCAGTACAATCAGCCTACCGCTGAGTTCTACCGGGTTACCACTGACGAGCAGTTTCCTTACCGGGTCTACGGAGCACAGCAGGACAATACCACCATCAGCATACCTTCTGAAACCGCCGGGGGACTGTCACCGGTCCAGTACTGGTATGCTGTCGGAGGCGGTGAAAGCGGATACGTAGCGGTAGACCCACAAAATCCGGATCGTATATTCGCTGGAAACTACATTGGCCAGATCACCTTGCTGGACCGCGATCAGGGCCGGTCCCGGGATGTTGTTGCTTATCCTCAGATGCACGATGGAACCGCACCCCGGGATATCAAATACCGCTTCCAGTGGAATGCTCCAATCCGTATTTCCCATTTTAATCGCAATACCATCTACCACTGCTCCCAGTTTGTCCATCAGTCTACCGATGGAGGCATAACCTGGTCGGTGATAAGTCCTGACCTGACCACCAACAATGACGCACAGCAGGACATCCCCGGTGGTCCCATCCAGCACGATCACACTGGTGTAGAGTTATACAATACCATTTTTGCATTCGAAGAATCACCACACGACCCATTTACACTCTGGGCGGGTAGTGATGATGGTCTGGTACACATCACGCGTGATGGCGGCAAGACCTGGAAAGAGATCACCCCGACCGGCATGCCAGAACAGGGTACAGTAAACAGCATTGAAGTATCGCCCCATTCACCGGGTACGGCATACATTTCGGTTTATAAATACCGGGATAATGACTTACGGCCCTATGTCTTCCGGACAACGGATTTTGGTCGTAGCTGGGATCTCCTCACCGATGGAAATAACGGCATACCGGCCGACCATTTTGTCCGGGTCGTTCGCGAGGATCCGGTGCGTCAAGGGTTGTTGTATGCGGGGACCGAATACGGATTATACATTTCGACGGATAATGGCAATAAGTGGACTGTCATGCAGGGCAATTTACCCGTAGTTCCGATCACAGACCTGCAGGTAAAGGGCAATGACCTGGTTATTGCCACCCAGGGCAGATCTTTCTGGATTCTGGATGATCTGCCGGTGCTAAGGGCAGATGTAGCTGCCGGTCAGCCTCTATTGCCAATCCCGGATGCTTACCGGACGCAGTTGTCCAATAATTACGGCGGTGGCGGCGCTTCTCCGGATCCTGCTCCGCTGGGGGCATTGATCTATTTGTACCAGACTTCCGGTGTGGACTGGTCCCAGGCACGGCTTACCATAACCAGTCCGGACAGCACGCAAAACATGGTCTTTGCCGTTAAGCCCAAAGAAGGAGAACAAAAACTGGAATTAAAACCAGGACTGAACCGCATACTTTGGGATATGCGCTATTCGGCACCAAAAGTGCAGAAAGGGTCTGTTTTTTCACTGGCCAATACCCGAGGAATCCGGGCTGTTCCCGGCAACCACACGGTGGTATTTACCGATGGCAGACGTACGGTTACCCAGACGTTACAGGTTTTGAAAGATCCTCGCTGGACTTGTTCGGAAGCCGATTTGCAGGCGCAGTTTCAGTTGTCAAAGCAATGTGAAGGAATGCTCCAGGATGTTCACGCAATGATCGGCCAGATCCGTACGATACGGGAACAGGTAAAAAGCCTGGAGGCTTGGGGTATGCGCGATAATTCTAAGCCATCGTGGTTGAACCAGAGCCAGCAGCTGACCACTGCGATCAATGATCTGGAGAAACAATTGATCCAAACCCAGAGTGAGAGTCACCAGGATCCCATCAATTATCCCTCCATGCTGGATGATCAGATCGCCTACCTATATTCCATAGTCAATGGGCAGGATGACCGGCCTACTCCTGGCTGTTTTGAACGCTACGATGACCTGATCAAACTGGTCTCGGAGAAGAAAACCATGTACGACCGGATATTGGCCGAAGTCACTACACTTAATGGCGCTTTGAAGCAACTGGATGCACCCTATGTTCGGCTGAATTAA
- a CDS encoding ornithine cyclodeaminase family protein has product MTEVLHINDQQLESALSYSFLIKTLKEQLPSPEMHIPPRQHLDIGANTLLLMPAWNEKYIGVKMVTIFPENKTLMLPSIQGTYTLMDRRNGSMLATMDAKLLTNLRTAATSALMAGMLARKDSRNLAMMGTGSLAPQLIRAHCSQFPIEKVSIWGRNPDHAKQLAERLPDLSVDIVWTTDLERAIREADIISTATMSGSPLVSGTWVQPGTHIDAVGSYKPNLRELDDALIRKSAIYVDTIEGATKESGDLAIPLRHGVIRTRQIRGTLFDLCRGTVDGRVHDKEITLFKSVGHASEDLIAAGLAYEVVSGLQ; this is encoded by the coding sequence GTGACCGAAGTCCTCCATATCAACGATCAACAATTGGAATCTGCCTTGTCCTATTCCTTTTTAATCAAAACATTGAAGGAACAATTACCTTCTCCAGAAATGCATATCCCTCCCCGGCAACATCTGGATATTGGAGCCAATACCCTGCTCCTGATGCCTGCCTGGAATGAAAAGTACATCGGCGTCAAAATGGTTACTATTTTCCCCGAAAACAAGACCCTGATGTTACCTTCTATTCAGGGAACATACACGTTAATGGACCGCAGGAATGGCAGTATGCTGGCTACCATGGATGCCAAATTACTCACCAACTTAAGAACCGCTGCCACCTCCGCACTCATGGCAGGAATGCTGGCCAGAAAAGATTCCCGTAACCTGGCCATGATGGGGACCGGTTCATTGGCTCCGCAACTAATCCGGGCACATTGCAGTCAATTCCCCATTGAAAAGGTATCCATCTGGGGCCGGAATCCGGACCATGCCAAACAATTGGCTGAGAGGTTACCGGATTTAAGTGTTGATATTGTCTGGACAACGGACCTGGAGCGGGCCATCCGTGAGGCCGATATCATCAGTACGGCCACCATGTCCGGATCACCCCTGGTCTCAGGAACCTGGGTTCAGCCTGGTACCCACATTGATGCCGTCGGTTCCTACAAGCCCAACCTCCGTGAGCTGGATGATGCACTGATCCGGAAGAGTGCGATCTATGTCGACACCATCGAAGGGGCCACGAAAGAAAGTGGGGATCTGGCCATCCCTTTACGACATGGTGTGATCCGGACGCGACAGATCCGGGGAACCCTTTTTGATCTGTGTCGTGGCACGGTAGATGGTCGGGTGCATGACAAAGAAATCACCTTGTTCAAGTCTGTAGGCCATGCTTCCGAAGATCTGATCGCAGCGGGATTGGCTTACGAGGTTGTAAGCGGTTTACAATAA
- a CDS encoding proline racemase family protein, protein MFLNLKSATPDYPKPNHWLEIRTIEMHTGGEPLRVVLSGWPELPGTSVLERRRHQMEHYDHLRKALMWEPRGHADMYGCLIVPPNDAGADFGIIFMHNEGYSTMCGHATIAITRLTVEMAWVEIQEPETRVVIDAPCGRLVSYASIRDGKVLSVRFEGVPSFVLVRDQMLQVPGLGSITFDLAYGGAFYAYIQIEADRLPLTPAYYQQHIHYGRLIKQLVQDGTWDVSHPFEHDLSFLYGTIFMQGPVGPGAVSRNVCVFADGEVDRSPTGSGVSGRMALHYDQGLLQVGETMTIESIVGSAFTGRVLHTADYGPYGAVIPEVSGMAYVTGANRFWIDPDDPFGEGFFLR, encoded by the coding sequence ATGTTTTTAAACCTTAAATCAGCAACACCGGATTATCCAAAACCCAATCACTGGCTGGAGATCCGCACCATTGAGATGCACACCGGTGGTGAACCCCTGCGGGTGGTCCTCTCTGGCTGGCCGGAATTACCGGGAACCTCGGTTTTGGAACGAAGACGGCACCAGATGGAGCATTATGACCACCTGCGCAAAGCGCTGATGTGGGAACCGCGTGGGCATGCCGACATGTACGGCTGTCTGATCGTCCCGCCCAACGATGCCGGTGCCGATTTCGGGATCATCTTCATGCACAACGAAGGTTATTCGACCATGTGCGGACATGCCACCATCGCCATCACCCGGTTGACTGTAGAAATGGCCTGGGTGGAAATACAAGAACCGGAAACCAGGGTGGTGATCGATGCACCCTGTGGCCGGCTGGTGAGCTATGCCAGCATTCGGGATGGAAAAGTCCTTTCAGTACGGTTTGAAGGAGTCCCTTCCTTTGTGCTGGTCCGGGACCAAATGCTGCAAGTACCCGGTCTGGGATCCATCACCTTTGACCTGGCCTATGGCGGTGCCTTCTATGCTTATATACAGATTGAAGCGGACCGATTGCCTTTAACGCCGGCCTATTACCAGCAGCATATCCATTACGGACGGTTGATCAAGCAGCTGGTCCAGGACGGCACCTGGGACGTCAGCCATCCATTTGAACATGACCTCTCCTTCCTCTACGGAACCATATTCATGCAGGGACCAGTCGGCCCGGGAGCCGTTAGCCGCAATGTCTGCGTCTTTGCCGACGGAGAAGTGGACCGCAGTCCCACCGGATCAGGTGTGAGTGGCCGGATGGCATTGCATTACGATCAGGGATTGCTGCAGGTTGGTGAAACCATGACCATTGAGTCCATCGTAGGAAGCGCCTTCACGGGCAGGGTATTGCATACAGCCGATTATGGGCCCTACGGGGCGGTCATCCCGGAAGTGAGCGGCATGGCTTATGTTACAGGTGCAAACAGGTTCTGGATCGATCCGGATGATCCGTTTGGAGAAGGGTTTTTCCTGCGGTGA
- the rlmN gene encoding 23S rRNA (adenine(2503)-C(2))-methyltransferase RlmN: protein MTTANILCKSRAELEAWFKERGEPAFKGRQVYDWLWKRQARDFHDMTNLSKALREELVAAFEIPGLRTDVTQVSSDGTIKSRFRLVDDHLIESVLIPVPEEKRFTACVSSQVGCSLTCSFCATGQMKRMRNLRAHEIVDQFIQVNMQSEAHFGHPLTNVVYMGMGEPLLNYAEVMESVRILNQEMEFGIKRITISTAGIAKMIDKLTEEDVRFNLALSLHAADDSKRNTIMPINESNNLEALIQSLTQFYNKTKNKITFEYIAFDRFNDTLQDARHLAELCRHFPVKINIIEYNPIEGFDGRKSGEDRLEIFASYLQNKGIPVTIRRSRGKDIDAACGQLANKG from the coding sequence ATGACCACCGCAAACATCCTATGCAAGTCTCGTGCCGAGCTGGAAGCCTGGTTCAAAGAACGTGGAGAACCGGCCTTTAAAGGGCGTCAGGTCTACGACTGGCTGTGGAAGAGGCAAGCCCGTGATTTCCACGACATGACCAATCTCTCCAAAGCACTGCGGGAAGAGCTGGTTGCCGCGTTTGAGATTCCTGGCCTGCGTACCGATGTCACCCAGGTCAGCAGCGACGGTACCATTAAGTCCCGGTTCAGACTGGTGGATGATCATCTGATCGAAAGTGTCCTGATCCCCGTGCCGGAAGAAAAGCGTTTTACCGCCTGTGTTTCTTCCCAGGTCGGCTGCAGTCTGACCTGCTCATTCTGTGCCACAGGCCAGATGAAGCGGATGCGTAATCTGCGGGCCCATGAGATCGTAGACCAGTTTATTCAGGTGAATATGCAGTCAGAGGCGCACTTCGGTCATCCCCTGACCAATGTGGTTTACATGGGCATGGGCGAACCGCTCCTGAATTATGCGGAAGTCATGGAAAGTGTGCGTATCCTGAATCAGGAGATGGAATTTGGCATCAAGCGCATCACCATCAGTACCGCTGGTATCGCCAAGATGATCGACAAACTGACGGAGGAAGATGTCCGGTTTAATCTGGCCTTGTCACTGCATGCGGCCGACGACAGCAAGCGCAATACCATCATGCCCATCAACGAGTCCAATAACCTCGAAGCGCTGATCCAGTCGCTCACCCAATTCTACAACAAGACCAAGAACAAGATCACCTTCGAATACATCGCTTTCGACCGCTTCAACGATACACTACAGGATGCACGCCATCTGGCGGAACTGTGCCGTCATTTCCCAGTCAAGATCAACATCATCGAATACAACCCGATCGAAGGCTTCGATGGCCGAAAATCCGGGGAAGACCGGCTGGAGATCTTCGCTTCCTACCTGCAAAACAAGGGCATACCGGTCACCATCCGCCGCAGCCGGGGCAAGGACATCGATGCCGCCTGCGGACAACTGGCGAATAAGGGGTAG
- a CDS encoding HAMP domain-containing histidine kinase: MIYVNYLTQRLKEGERYTALVFSGAMENITRKQDMNQDFTFESDIISSIKSIPMILTDKNMVPKLGRNYGEGKNEDTDYLSRRVQKLVASGKKPLEIPGEGVVEYLYYENSRLYTMLTYFPLFQGILLFGFIALGYIGFSNARRAEQNQVWVGMAKETAHQLGTPISAIMGWLQYLEEEEQMDPSLRREYLHEMGKDVDRLKLIADRFSKIGSTPELVKINLFEELDKCKGYMQKRSPKKVQFAFPDPDQSALYVKINPPLFDWVIENLVRNALDAMEGAGQISANVLEEDGFLNIDISDTGKGIPANKFKTVFQPGFTTKSRGWGLGLSLAQRIIEQYHQGKIFVKHSRLNEGTTFSIKLPKVSEGEPVKTKIQAKI, from the coding sequence ATGATCTATGTCAATTACCTGACCCAGCGCCTGAAAGAAGGTGAACGGTATACGGCGTTGGTGTTTTCCGGAGCCATGGAAAACATTACCCGCAAGCAGGACATGAATCAGGATTTCACCTTCGAGAGCGATATCATCTCCTCCATCAAGTCCATTCCGATGATCCTCACCGACAAAAATATGGTGCCGAAGCTGGGCCGTAACTATGGTGAAGGAAAGAATGAAGATACCGACTACCTGTCGCGCCGTGTCCAGAAACTGGTCGCCTCCGGAAAAAAACCCCTGGAAATACCGGGTGAAGGTGTGGTGGAGTATTTGTATTATGAGAATTCGCGCCTGTACACCATGCTGACTTACTTTCCACTGTTTCAGGGCATCCTGTTGTTTGGCTTCATTGCCCTCGGGTACATCGGGTTCAGCAATGCCCGGCGTGCCGAGCAGAATCAGGTGTGGGTAGGTATGGCCAAGGAGACGGCTCACCAGCTGGGTACGCCCATCAGTGCCATTATGGGCTGGCTGCAATACCTGGAGGAAGAAGAGCAGATGGATCCATCCCTGCGCAGGGAATATCTGCATGAAATGGGCAAAGATGTGGACCGCCTGAAGCTGATTGCCGACCGCTTTTCGAAGATTGGCTCTACTCCGGAGCTGGTTAAGATCAACCTCTTCGAAGAGTTGGACAAGTGCAAAGGTTATATGCAGAAGCGGTCACCCAAGAAGGTTCAGTTTGCCTTTCCCGACCCCGACCAGTCCGCCTTATACGTCAAGATCAATCCGCCGCTGTTTGACTGGGTGATCGAAAACCTGGTCCGCAATGCGCTGGATGCCATGGAAGGCGCCGGTCAGATCTCAGCCAATGTGCTTGAGGAGGATGGGTTCCTGAATATTGACATCTCCGACACCGGCAAAGGCATCCCGGCCAATAAGTTCAAAACCGTTTTCCAACCGGGTTTTACCACGAAATCAAGAGGATGGGGTCTGGGACTCAGTCTGGCTCAGCGGATCATCGAACAGTACCATCAGGGTAAGATATTTGTCAAGCATTCCCGCCTGAACGAGGGCACCACATTCTCCATCAAGCTGCCTAAGGTAAGCGAAGGGGAACCGGTTAAAACGAAAATCCAAGCGAAAATTTAA
- a CDS encoding outer membrane beta-barrel protein, whose protein sequence is MIRFVRRATFGVLFLASVLSASGQSWSFGFQAGLTFSKLQGPVEQDAGTDLESFDFANGFHVGGLFNYKLTDQVGLRTGLVFNQKGTKYRYDGPSYFFFRREGAKAPVATLVTRQQEVKFTNANIDLPAMIFARLGSLELRGGLYGSVLVAGNAGGSLNLTNIRTLSGNNSVADIMLSLDYNYGSDRVGTGSGVLQSRIISGEEVFYPSIIGAYYEEPVKKGSLFNVFDYGLTGGASYFINETFYFGAEIQYGFADVTKNFYDYSKLALNANRERIQRADKDNSLTLKFSLGFSF, encoded by the coding sequence ATGATCCGTTTTGTCCGCAGAGCAACTTTTGGAGTCCTTTTTTTGGCATCGGTTTTGTCCGCTTCCGGCCAGAGCTGGAGCTTTGGTTTCCAGGCTGGTTTGACATTTTCCAAATTGCAGGGCCCGGTGGAACAGGATGCGGGGACCGATCTGGAGTCCTTTGATTTTGCCAATGGATTTCATGTGGGAGGATTGTTCAATTATAAGCTGACGGATCAGGTGGGCTTGCGTACCGGCCTGGTGTTTAACCAGAAAGGCACCAAATACAGGTACGACGGTCCGTCCTATTTCTTTTTCAGACGTGAAGGAGCCAAAGCGCCGGTAGCCACACTGGTGACGAGGCAGCAGGAGGTAAAATTTACCAATGCAAACATTGACCTTCCGGCCATGATCTTTGCCCGGCTGGGTTCACTGGAGCTTCGCGGAGGCCTTTACGGCTCCGTTCTGGTCGCCGGTAATGCCGGAGGATCACTGAATTTGACCAACATCCGCACACTTTCCGGTAATAATTCGGTGGCCGACATCATGCTAAGCCTGGACTACAACTATGGTTCCGACCGGGTAGGCACCGGCAGCGGTGTGTTGCAGTCCCGCATCATCAGCGGTGAAGAAGTCTTTTATCCTTCCATCATCGGAGCCTACTACGAAGAACCGGTCAAAAAAGGTTCACTCTTCAATGTATTTGACTACGGACTTACCGGAGGTGCCTCCTATTTCATCAATGAAACATTTTACTTCGGGGCGGAAATCCAGTATGGATTTGCTGATGTGACCAAAAACTTCTACGATTATTCCAAATTGGCTCTGAACGCCAATCGCGAACGGATACAACGCGCGGATAAGGACAACAGCCTGACGCTTAAATTTTCGCTTGGATTTTCGTTTTAA
- a CDS encoding GNAT family N-acetyltransferase, with protein sequence MDWVISAANLETSWQISQRLPEFTDAYSLEEYQRRTSSERYLNLVAWQNGEPIGFKLGYALDDQVFYSWLGGVLPAFRSKGVARSLAGAQEEWMIRQGYREVRMKTRNIHKRMIIFALKSGFNITEVEPQQEVEQYRIYLMKKLIS encoded by the coding sequence ATGGATTGGGTTATTAGCGCCGCCAATTTAGAAACGTCATGGCAAATATCGCAACGATTGCCGGAGTTTACCGATGCCTATTCTTTGGAGGAGTACCAGCGAAGGACGTCCTCTGAACGTTATTTAAATCTGGTAGCCTGGCAAAATGGAGAGCCGATCGGCTTTAAGCTGGGTTATGCACTGGATGACCAGGTCTTCTATTCCTGGCTGGGAGGTGTGTTGCCGGCATTCCGTAGCAAGGGTGTCGCCAGGTCTCTGGCAGGCGCTCAGGAAGAGTGGATGATCCGTCAGGGTTACCGGGAGGTGAGGATGAAAACGAGGAATATTCATAAAAGAATGATCATCTTTGCCCTGAAAAGCGGCTTCAATATTACGGAAGTTGAGCCGCAACAGGAAGTCGAACAATATCGAATTTACTTAATGAAAAAACTCATTTCATGA
- the trmB gene encoding tRNA (guanosine(46)-N7)-methyltransferase TrmB: protein MGRKNKLKKFAAIRDYPNVVENLHPSTGEEASVSGTDPHSLNGKWGSEYFHNDHPITLELACGKGEYTVQLARQYPQRNFIGVDIKGARIWKGATEALELQLPNVAFLRTRIELLDQFFAKGEVNEIWITFPDPFLRNSHAQKRLSSDRFLEIYRRILPAGARIQIKTDDPELYAFSAATWTHAPDLTVVYADDDIYSKPLPLPELAIKTFYEKMHLEAKKTIKYLAAIYQG, encoded by the coding sequence ATGGGAAGAAAGAATAAACTTAAAAAATTTGCAGCGATCCGGGACTATCCCAATGTGGTGGAAAACCTGCATCCTTCCACCGGGGAGGAAGCGTCTGTGTCCGGTACAGATCCTCATTCCCTGAACGGTAAATGGGGCAGTGAATATTTCCATAACGACCATCCCATTACACTGGAACTGGCTTGCGGAAAAGGGGAATACACCGTCCAGCTGGCCCGGCAATACCCTCAACGTAACTTCATCGGAGTAGACATTAAGGGCGCCCGAATCTGGAAAGGGGCCACCGAAGCGCTGGAATTACAATTACCGAATGTGGCCTTCCTCCGCACCCGCATCGAACTCCTGGATCAGTTTTTTGCCAAAGGTGAAGTGAATGAGATCTGGATTACATTTCCCGATCCGTTTCTCCGTAATTCACACGCCCAGAAAAGGCTGAGTTCAGACCGGTTTCTGGAAATCTACCGGCGGATTTTACCTGCAGGGGCGCGTATTCAGATCAAGACCGACGATCCGGAGTTGTATGCTTTCTCCGCTGCTACCTGGACCCATGCACCGGATCTTACCGTGGTCTATGCTGATGATGATATCTACAGCAAACCACTGCCCTTACCAGAATTAGCCATTAAAACCTTTTATGAAAAGATGCACCTGGAAGCTAAAAAAACCATCAAATACCTGGCAGCCATCTATCAGGGTTGA